Proteins from one Rosa chinensis cultivar Old Blush chromosome 7, RchiOBHm-V2, whole genome shotgun sequence genomic window:
- the LOC112180478 gene encoding D-galacturonate reductase: MNFFYSKKKKKSKDLKSVWEAMEECKKLGLARGIGVSNFTCSMLEELLSFAEIPPAVNQLEMNPAWQLKKLRDFCKAKGVHVTAYSPLGAARAKWGDNRVLGSDVIEEIALARGKTTAQISLRWVYEQGVSIVTKSYNKERMRQNLDIFDFCLTEEELEKMSHLPQRKGVTFASLLGPHDIVLEIDAEL; this comes from the exons ATGAATTTCttctattctaaaaaaaaaaaaaagagtaaagatCTCAAATCTGTTTGGGAAGCCATGGAAGAGTGCAAGAAACTCGGCCTTGCTAGAGGTATTGGAGTTAGTAACTTCACATGCAGTATGCTCGAGGAGCTTCTTTCCTTCGCCGAAATCCCTCCGGCCGTCAACCA GTTGGAGATGAACCCAGCTTGGCAGCTGAAGAAATTGAGGGACTTCTGCAAGGCAAAGGGTGTTCATGTCACGGCTTACTCTCCGCTCGGAGCAGCTAGGGCTAAATGGGGTGACAATAGGGTTTTGGGGTCAGATGTGATCGAAGAGATTGCCCTAGCCAGAGGAAAAACAACTGCTCAG ATATCATTGAGATGGGTGTATGAACAAGGTGTGAGCATAGTAACAAAAAGCTACAACAAGGAAAGAATGAGGCAGAACCTTGACATCTTCGACTTCTGCTTGACCGAGGAGGAATTGGAGAAGATGAGTCATCTTCCACAACGGAAAGGGGTTACCTTTGCCTCACTTCTAGGACCCCATGATATCGTTCTGGAAATTGACGCAGAATTATGA